A genome region from Glycine max cultivar Williams 82 chromosome 5, Glycine_max_v4.0, whole genome shotgun sequence includes the following:
- the LOC100499869 gene encoding uncharacterized protein LOC100499869 precursor produces the protein MALGRGSAVVLLLCFLLLHSQMARAATYTVGDSGGWTFNTVAWPKGKLFRAGDTLAFNYSPGTHNVVAVNKAGYDSCKTPRGAKVYKSGTDQIRLAKGQNYFICNYVGHCESGMKIAINAA, from the exons ATGGCTCTGGGAAGAGGCAGTGCAGTGGTTCTACTACTTTGCTTCTTGCTGCTTCACTCTCAGATGGCTCGTGCTGCCACCTACACAGTTGGAGATTCTGGGGGTTGGACCTTTAACACTGTTGCCTGGCCCAAAGGAAAGCTCTTTCGGGCTGGTGACACACTTG CTTTCAATTATAGCCCTGGGACTCACAATGTGGTGGCCGTGAACAAGGCTGGATATGATAGCTGCAAGACTCCAAGAGGAGCCAAAGTGTATAAGTCAGGGACGGATCAGATCAGACTTGCCAAGGGACAGAACTACTTCATCTGCAATTATGTTGGTCACTGCGAGTCTGGGATGAAAATTGCCATCAACGCTGCCTGA
- the LOC100820219 gene encoding partner of Y14 and mago — protein sequence MSDEERTKQIAELSKSLKEGERIVGPTRRPDGTLRKPIRIRAGYTPQDEVAIYQPKGALLKKEMGSAGPPGYDPDADSKPKPKPKTKSVKRNERKKEKRIQAALEKEKNVSEVEESGKQEFVEALTSQVNELAVQDSQAQDIDKRIRALRKKIRLTEALEQKSTEQNLKPEQLEKLAKLEDWHRELKLLEDEKGETTVS from the exons ATGAGCGACGAGGAAAGAACGAAGCAAATAGCGGAGCTGAGCAAAAGCCTGAAAGAAGGAGAGAGAATCGTGGGCCCAACGAGACGGCCCGACGGAACCCTCCGCAAGCCCATTCGAATCCGCGCCGGTTACACCCCTCAAGACGAAGTCGCCATTTACCAACCCAAAGGAGCACTC CTGAAAAAGGAGATGGGCTCGGCTGGGCCTCCCGGCTACGACCCCGACGCCGAttccaagcccaagcccaagcccaagaCCAAGTCCGTCAAGAGGAAcgagagaaagaaggaaaagcGCATTCAG GCTGCGcttgaaaaggaaaagaatgtGAGTGAAGTTGAAGAGAGTGGGAAGCAGGAATTTGTGGAGGCATTGACCTCGCAGGTAAATGAACTCGCTGTGCAAGATTCCCAAGCTCAAGATATTGATAAAAGAATTCGAGCTCTCAGAAAGAAG ATTCGACTTACAGAAGCATTGGAGCAGAAAAGTACAGAGCAGAATCTGAAGCCAGAGCAGTTGGAAAAGCTAGCAAAATTAGAAGATTGGCATAGGGAGTTAAAGCTATTGGAAGATGAGAAGGGTGAAACAACCGTATCATGA
- the LOC102667887 gene encoding GATA transcription factor 17: protein MAKRNGPCFHCGIKSSPHWRSGPEDKSVLCNACGLRYTKWGSIGLQNYFPNHFKPEYLDNLKNLEGRNNVLQGSSYATDSSGKIHVMWNPYVPSRKRSRVVRMTTSIQRFHEQLLMMWKNEENSNDQSSQESEEVLLIDNVNNFIPCNEIGLGCILLKPEDASA from the exons ATGGCGAAAAGGAATGGTCCATGCTTCCACTGCGGCATTAAGT CTTCTCCACATTGGCGTAGTGGACCAGAAGACAAGTCAGTGTTGTGCAACGCATGTGGACTAAGATACACCAAATGGGGAAGCATTGGCCTTCAGAACTATTTTCCCAACCATTTTAAACCTGAGTATCTTGATAACCTTAAAAATCTAGAGGGTAGAAACAATGTTCTCCAAGGTTCAAGCTATGCTACAGATTCAA GTGGAAAAATCCATGTTATGTGGAATCCTTATGTTCCATCAAGGAAACGTTCACGCGTAGTACGGATGACAACATCAATCCAAAGGTTTCATGAACAACTTCTCATGATGTGGAAAAATGAAGAGAACTCAAATGATCAGTCATCCCAAGAATCAGAAGAGGTCTTATTGATTGATAACGTCAATAACTTCATACCTTGTAACGAAATAGGGCTTGGATGCATTCTTCTTAAACCAGAAGATGCTTCTGCATAG